The genomic interval CCCGCCTGCTATTATAGCCATATATCTAACGGAGAACAATCCGGCGACACAAAAATAGCCATCCTGCCTGATCGCAAGATGGCTTGATCATCATTACGGCTAACATCACGAAGACGTTTTTAGTAAAGTTCGCAGCGCGGTGATAATGTCCCGCCGGCGTTGAGGCGCGAAGCGCATCAGTTCGGCGGCAAACTCCTTCACCTCGGGGGCGAACTCCTGGGGATCAATCAGGGAACGGTCTACGATCGGCATCGGTTCGTAGCCGGCTGCTTCTAACATTTCGTTGGGGTCAACGTGGAAATACTCGGCCAGGATCAGGCAAGAGTCACGATGCGGTCGGCGGCCACGCACAAAACCGCCCACAGAACTATGGTTCAACCCAGCTTCCAATGAAGCTTTACGCATCGATAGGCCGTGTTTTTGTAGCAGAGTTTTTAGGTATTTTGAGAATCGCTCTGGTTCATATCCGGTTCGGTCCATAGCACATAATCCTGCCAGCGTTCCAAAAAAATCAGGCGCAAGTTACAAAAATGAAAGGCACCTAATGAATCACGAAAAACAGATCGAAAACCTCTGTCGCATTATGGCCTTGATGATTCGGCGTCTCCTTACAGAAAATACTGCCAGCCCTGGCCAAGAAATAATTCAGGAATTTGAGGATCATTTGCAGAATGATGGATAGGTTTCAATACCCGATCTGGCTTCATCAACTGATCCTCTTGGCCATATTGATTGTAGCCTTGCTAACTCCCTTTCCTGTCAATAATACCACTAATGACAACATTTTGACCAGTTTGCTAGTTGCCTATGCCTTGGAAAATCCCACTCCAATTATTCTCGCCAGCAAACGCAGCAAGAGACGCGTTGCGCTCTACATTCGGGTCTCCACCGATCGGCAGGCCGAAGAAGGACGCAGCCCGGCCAGCCAGTTGAGTGATATGAAAGCCTACTGTCGCCGTCGGAACTGGGAAGTCGTTGCCGTGTATCGCGACGAGGGCATGTCAGGCCGTCTCTCCAGCCGTCCCGGTTTGCAGCAGA from Anaerolineae bacterium carries:
- a CDS encoding XRE family transcriptional regulator yields the protein MDRTGYEPERFSKYLKTLLQKHGLSMRKASLEAGLNHSSVGGFVRGRRPHRDSCLILAEYFHVDPNEMLEAAGYEPMPIVDRSLIDPQEFAPEVKEFAAELMRFAPQRRRDIITALRTLLKTSS